A segment of the Leclercia adecarboxylata genome:
ACCGTCCAGCGCGTTTTCCAGACCGGAAATCAGGGAACCGTGACCGTGCAGGTAGTCCAGCGGCGCACTCACCGGAGACTCATCAACCAACACACCGTCTTCTGTACGTACCTGATAGGCCAGGCTGACCACCAGGTCTTTTGCTACTTTCATGATATCTCCTGAGCGTGGGAAAATTGCTGGCGCAGATTGTAACGGAAATCTGCACCCGTGTACCCTTTAGCTTAAAAAAACTCAGGGCATATCGCTAGTCCGGATGAAAAATCCCGATCACTTGCTCTTCCTTGCGAACATGCTCGCGAGCCTCTTTGTCCGCTTCACGCATCTGGTGCCCGCACTTAACACACTCAACAATATCGATATTGTTCTCTCGCCACATGGCCAGGGAATCCTGCGCCTGGCAGGCCGGGCATTTCGCACCGGCGA
Coding sequences within it:
- a CDS encoding YheV family putative zinc ribbon protein, coding for MAVRKRFIAGAKCPACQAQDSLAMWRENNIDIVECVKCGHQMREADKEAREHVRKEEQVIGIFHPD